In the genome of Planctomycetota bacterium, one region contains:
- a CDS encoding dipeptide epimerase encodes MRATCRDLDLTLRRTFRISRSAVDVAENVLLAIEHQGLTGLGEAHPYDFRGEDRCRILRALEFFARWLEGQASLVEAFADVRADGPPDAWPRAVANLLDCLPPEVRTSRGAMAALDVALHDLAGQRLGQPLWRLFGADPAKAPLTSFTIGIAPVPEMQEKVREAEPYAILKIKVGTPNDLAILDGIRAVTDKPLRVDANAAWTVPEAIDKIRALQPYGIEFIEQPIPPGDIAGLRELRRAVSLPILADESVTTADDIRALEGAVDGINVKLMKCGGLAEARRMIALAHALGMTVMLGCFIESSVAITAAAHLAPLVEYADLDGHLLISNDPYTGVALDAAGRLLLPDRPGLGLLPRA; translated from the coding sequence ATGCGTGCCACCTGCCGCGATCTCGACCTGACCCTGCGCCGCACCTTCCGCATCTCGCGGTCCGCGGTGGACGTGGCGGAGAACGTGCTCCTGGCCATCGAGCACCAGGGCCTCACCGGCCTGGGCGAGGCGCATCCCTACGACTTCCGCGGCGAGGACCGCTGCCGCATCCTGCGCGCCCTGGAGTTCTTCGCCCGCTGGCTCGAGGGCCAGGCGTCCCTGGTCGAGGCGTTCGCGGATGTGCGCGCCGACGGCCCGCCCGACGCCTGGCCGCGCGCCGTCGCCAACCTGCTCGACTGCCTGCCGCCCGAGGTGCGCACGAGCCGCGGGGCCATGGCCGCGCTCGACGTGGCGCTCCACGACCTCGCGGGCCAGAGGCTCGGCCAGCCGCTCTGGCGCCTCTTCGGCGCCGACCCCGCCAAGGCCCCCCTCACCTCGTTCACCATCGGCATCGCCCCCGTGCCCGAGATGCAGGAGAAGGTGCGCGAGGCCGAGCCCTACGCCATCCTCAAGATCAAGGTCGGCACACCCAACGACCTGGCGATCCTCGACGGCATCCGCGCCGTGACCGACAAGCCGCTGCGCGTGGACGCCAATGCCGCCTGGACCGTGCCCGAGGCGATTGACAAGATCCGCGCCCTCCAGCCCTACGGCATCGAGTTCATCGAGCAGCCGATCCCGCCGGGCGACATCGCCGGCCTGCGCGAGCTGCGGCGCGCCGTCTCGCTGCCGATCCTCGCGGACGAGAGCGTGACGACGGCAGACGACATCCGCGCCCTGGAGGGCGCCGTGGACGGCATCAACGTGAAGCTGATGAAGTGCGGCGGGCTGGCCGAGGCGCGGCGGATGATCGCCCTCGCCCACGCGCTGGGCATGACGGTCATGCTCGGCTGCTTCATCGAGAGCTCGGTGGCCATCACCGCCGCCGCCCACCTCGCCCCGCTGGTGGAGTACGCCGACCTCGACGGCCACCTGCTGATCTCGAACGACCCCTACACCGGCGTCGCGCTCGACGCCGCCGGCCGCCTCCTCCTGCCCGACCGCCCCGGCCTGGGGCTCCTGCCGCGGGCATGA
- a CDS encoding carbohydrate binding domain-containing protein gives MSYGSRYRVSAVSLLALSLAAWAGEAPRNLFEDPNFEMGGAGPWRMDKGGGTKAEFKVDDQDAFEGKRSALVTIEATGEWGVQFGQLAPGGQQGKTYTFAASVKSVAEPTEVQLEIERSAKPWDRAVRSQKFAIAKDKWTELHVTFKVEKPFAEGWFAYVSCNRPNVAFRVDAFRLYEGDYVPFDKAAKQEAAATGVSVFEMTPSTSAFFAARWAKKEGIEKLPESQTPRPLKAGNSAVIANDRLAVEVHHGALIEVYSLSGKEPTLRAQLTDLPVRSVGPPSTVTVTKNAPAGCAVDVAYKLPNGSQGGLRIELRMGQAFIETAPIGAATTGLAVKAPCRFAVLPDFFADDIVVDATEIPVARGELPSENFLIHLLPNNESLVMAVWDVRGDDVEAVISGEGKDRQLRASCIPFGSKGKIWVAALDAPGIWHVRDVAKDDAGKIVKLDWKPPFPAQWRMDWRREDGLADSWEIIAQRSDGQYVKHWLGNASTIPRDRKRWTTVLGSFLYPCWIDGQGEAFLQPLSKPFRWEGPAIIYPLGRTGGTPLDTFTVLDIVRNTLGVGPCEYILDLEGQQSHYKGRATCANRDFLNPIYQKGEQKKRRDEILRSLDEVMVFIRHIRGRIQTYVDFGRDVLQYLAEQKQAHPELAGRIAELEKLTGMIDGYVAKRRDAIRTPDEAQKMVDEFRGTMLDYEGADAFERCKKFTAAIVEIGGNQDELVGEGRLAIKLVRQRAGLLMALEPRMGEIAREVRARAQKVLRSPAGHEGARH, from the coding sequence GTGAGCTATGGCAGCCGCTATCGCGTGTCGGCCGTTTCACTCCTCGCCCTCTCCCTCGCGGCGTGGGCGGGAGAGGCGCCGAGGAATCTGTTCGAGGACCCGAACTTCGAAATGGGCGGGGCCGGGCCGTGGAGGATGGACAAGGGCGGCGGCACGAAGGCCGAGTTCAAGGTGGACGACCAGGATGCCTTCGAGGGCAAGCGGAGCGCGCTCGTGACCATCGAGGCCACGGGCGAATGGGGCGTGCAGTTCGGCCAACTCGCCCCGGGCGGCCAGCAGGGCAAGACCTATACCTTCGCGGCATCCGTCAAGAGCGTCGCCGAGCCGACCGAGGTGCAACTGGAGATCGAGCGCTCGGCCAAGCCCTGGGACCGCGCGGTGCGCTCCCAGAAGTTTGCCATCGCCAAGGACAAGTGGACCGAGCTTCACGTGACGTTCAAGGTCGAGAAGCCTTTCGCCGAGGGCTGGTTCGCCTATGTGAGCTGCAACCGCCCGAACGTGGCGTTCCGCGTGGACGCCTTCCGCCTCTACGAGGGCGACTACGTGCCCTTCGACAAGGCGGCGAAGCAGGAGGCGGCGGCAACGGGCGTGAGCGTGTTCGAGATGACGCCCTCGACCTCCGCGTTCTTCGCAGCACGCTGGGCCAAGAAGGAGGGCATCGAGAAGCTCCCCGAGAGCCAGACGCCGCGGCCGCTCAAGGCCGGCAACAGCGCGGTCATTGCGAACGACCGCCTGGCCGTGGAGGTGCATCACGGCGCGCTGATTGAGGTCTATTCCCTCAGCGGGAAGGAGCCGACGCTTCGCGCCCAGTTGACGGACTTGCCCGTCAGAAGCGTGGGGCCGCCGAGCACTGTCACTGTGACGAAGAACGCACCAGCCGGGTGCGCGGTGGACGTGGCGTACAAGCTCCCCAATGGCTCTCAGGGCGGCCTGCGCATCGAGTTGCGCATGGGACAGGCGTTCATCGAGACGGCGCCCATCGGCGCCGCGACGACGGGGCTGGCCGTCAAGGCCCCCTGCCGCTTCGCCGTGCTGCCCGACTTCTTCGCCGATGACATCGTGGTGGACGCGACGGAAATCCCCGTGGCCAGGGGCGAGCTGCCGAGCGAGAACTTCCTCATCCATTTGCTGCCGAACAACGAATCGCTTGTGATGGCGGTGTGGGACGTGCGGGGCGACGACGTGGAGGCCGTGATCTCGGGCGAAGGCAAGGACAGGCAGCTCAGGGCGTCCTGCATCCCCTTCGGCTCCAAGGGCAAGATATGGGTCGCCGCGCTCGACGCCCCGGGCATCTGGCACGTGCGCGACGTGGCGAAGGACGATGCGGGGAAGATCGTGAAGCTCGACTGGAAGCCGCCTTTCCCCGCCCAGTGGCGGATGGACTGGCGGCGGGAGGACGGCCTCGCGGATAGCTGGGAGATCATCGCGCAGCGGAGCGACGGGCAGTACGTCAAGCACTGGCTCGGCAATGCCAGCACCATCCCCCGCGACCGCAAGCGGTGGACGACCGTGCTCGGCAGCTTCCTCTATCCCTGCTGGATTGACGGGCAGGGCGAGGCTTTCCTCCAGCCACTGTCCAAGCCCTTCCGCTGGGAGGGGCCGGCGATCATCTACCCCCTCGGCCGCACCGGCGGCACCCCGCTGGACACCTTCACCGTGCTCGACATCGTGCGGAACACTCTAGGCGTGGGGCCGTGCGAGTACATCCTCGACCTCGAGGGTCAGCAGTCGCACTACAAGGGACGGGCGACGTGTGCGAACCGCGACTTCCTCAACCCCATCTACCAGAAGGGCGAGCAGAAGAAGCGCCGCGACGAGATCCTGCGCTCGCTCGACGAGGTGATGGTCTTCATCCGCCACATCCGCGGGCGCATCCAGACCTATGTGGACTTCGGCCGCGACGTGCTCCAGTACCTGGCCGAGCAGAAGCAGGCGCACCCCGAGCTGGCCGGCCGCATCGCCGAGCTGGAGAAACTCACGGGGATGATTGACGGCTATGTGGCCAAGCGGCGCGACGCGATCAGGACGCCCGACGAAGCGCAGAAGATGGTGGACGAATTCCGCGGCACTATGCTAGACTATGAGGGCGCCGACGCCTTCGAGCGCTGCAAGAAGTTCACGGCCGCGATCGTCGAAATCGGCGGGAATCAGGACGAGCTGGTGGGCGAGGGGCGGCTCGCGATCAAGCTGGTGCGCCAGCGCGCGGGCCTGCTCATGGCCCTCGAGCCGAGGATGGGCGAGATCGCCCGAGAGGTGCGCGCCCGGGCGCAGAAGGTCCTGCGCAGCCCCGCCGGGCACGAAGGGGCGCGGCACTGA
- a CDS encoding SUMF1/EgtB/PvdO family nonheme iron enzyme: protein MPEKPTRNWPVAFSLLLLLGACSSTDKARDEAGKPKPFITKSGIEMVLLPAGEFRMGDSDGADDEKPVHRVRLSAFYIDKHEVTQQSYRDLMGKNPCEASREGKADRFYGLDKPVVRVSWPFAVRYCNLRSLRDGLKPCYKESGTTYECDFAANGYRLPTEAEWEYACRAGTSSRYSCGNNAVVLRDFAWLADNAGGATHPVGQKLPNPWGLVDMHGNAAEWCNDAYAEDAYQHTEAQDPRGPAKGTERVIRGGSWRSSADLCRSAARSYETPALADVCFGYEQYGFRCVRRGPDEPQAPKK, encoded by the coding sequence ATGCCGGAGAAGCCGACCAGGAACTGGCCCGTCGCGTTCAGCCTGCTATTGCTCCTCGGCGCGTGCTCGAGCACCGACAAGGCACGCGACGAGGCGGGGAAGCCGAAGCCGTTCATCACCAAGTCGGGCATCGAGATGGTGCTGCTCCCCGCCGGCGAGTTCCGCATGGGCGATTCGGACGGGGCCGATGACGAGAAGCCCGTGCACCGCGTGCGGCTGAGCGCCTTCTACATCGACAAGCACGAGGTCACGCAGCAATCGTACCGCGATCTGATGGGCAAGAACCCCTGCGAGGCGTCGCGCGAGGGCAAGGCCGACCGCTTCTACGGCCTCGACAAGCCCGTGGTGCGGGTGAGCTGGCCCTTCGCGGTGCGCTACTGCAACCTGCGGTCGCTGCGCGACGGCCTGAAGCCCTGCTACAAGGAGAGCGGCACGACGTACGAGTGCGACTTCGCGGCGAACGGCTACCGCCTGCCGACCGAGGCCGAGTGGGAGTATGCCTGCCGCGCCGGCACCTCGAGCCGCTACTCGTGCGGGAACAACGCCGTGGTGCTGCGCGACTTCGCCTGGCTGGCCGACAACGCCGGGGGCGCCACGCACCCCGTGGGCCAGAAGCTGCCGAACCCGTGGGGGCTGGTGGATATGCACGGCAACGCCGCCGAGTGGTGCAACGACGCCTATGCCGAGGACGCCTACCAGCACACGGAGGCCCAAGACCCCCGCGGCCCGGCGAAGGGGACCGAGCGTGTGATTCGGGGGGGAAGCTGGCGCTCCAGCGCCGATCTGTGCCGATCGGCCGCGCGCAGCTACGAGACGCCGGCGCTGGCCGACGTGTGCTTCGGCTACGAGCAGTACGGCTTTCGGTGCGTGCGCCGCGGGCCGGACGAGCCGCAGGCCCCCAAGAAGTAG
- a CDS encoding DUF1611 domain-containing protein yields MLENRRVLLLTDGHLGVFTSKTATCILRYRPRDVVALLDRNEAGRDPADLVGVGRGIPIVGSVAEAMRYQPRSLLIGIAPAGGALPDDWRQFIREAIERGLDIISGLHLMLADDPEFGPLARDHGVTIHDVRRPPEGIPLGANLARTLPCKRILTVGADCAIGKMLVAVELADALARRGRDARFVATGQTGIMISGSGIAIDRVISDFVPGAVEMMLVENKHHEVLVVEGQGTLIEPAYSGVTLGLMHGCAPHGMVFCHQPTRTRLRHHPEVPILPLPQFIALYERLMAPLFPSKVIGLALNCVDLSDAAARDAIAHAEADTGLPATDVIRFGPDKLAQAVEALL; encoded by the coding sequence ATGCTTGAGAACCGCCGCGTCCTCCTCCTCACCGACGGCCACCTGGGCGTCTTCACCTCGAAGACGGCCACCTGCATCCTGCGCTACCGGCCCCGCGACGTCGTGGCCCTGCTCGACCGCAACGAGGCCGGCCGCGACCCCGCCGACCTCGTGGGCGTGGGCCGCGGCATCCCCATCGTCGGCTCCGTCGCCGAGGCCATGCGCTACCAGCCCCGCTCCCTGCTCATCGGCATCGCCCCCGCCGGCGGCGCCCTGCCCGACGACTGGCGCCAGTTCATCCGCGAGGCCATCGAGCGCGGCCTCGACATCATCAGCGGCCTCCACCTCATGCTCGCCGACGACCCCGAGTTCGGACCCCTCGCGCGCGACCACGGCGTCACCATCCACGACGTCCGACGCCCCCCCGAGGGCATCCCCCTCGGCGCCAACCTCGCCCGCACCCTCCCCTGCAAACGCATCCTCACCGTGGGCGCCGACTGCGCCATCGGCAAGATGCTCGTCGCCGTCGAACTCGCCGACGCCCTCGCCCGCCGCGGCCGCGACGCCCGCTTCGTCGCCACGGGCCAGACCGGCATCATGATCTCCGGCTCCGGCATCGCCATTGACCGCGTGATCTCCGACTTCGTGCCCGGCGCCGTCGAGATGATGCTCGTCGAGAACAAACACCACGAGGTCCTCGTGGTCGAGGGCCAGGGCACCCTCATCGAGCCCGCCTACTCGGGCGTCACCCTCGGCCTCATGCACGGCTGCGCCCCGCACGGCATGGTCTTCTGCCACCAGCCCACCCGCACGCGCCTCCGCCACCACCCCGAGGTGCCCATCCTGCCCCTGCCCCAGTTCATCGCCCTCTACGAGCGCCTCATGGCCCCCCTCTTCCCCTCCAAGGTCATCGGCCTCGCCCTCAACTGCGTGGACCTCTCCGATGCCGCCGCCCGCGATGCCATCGCCCACGCCGAGGCCGACACCGGCCTCCCCGCCACCGATGTCATCCGCTTCGGCCCCGACAAGCTCGCCCAGGCCGTCGAGGCCCTCCTCTGA